A window of Bradyrhizobium diazoefficiens genomic DNA:
ATTCGCAGACCCTTTTCGAGGCTCAGGTGGCACGATCACGCTTGTCAAACATCACTTCGATTCTGGACCATGGAATCGACTTACCAATCAAAGCGCAATGCCCCGCCTGGCTCCCACGTCCAGACAGCGCCAATCGTTTGGCTGCTAATAACTCCTGCTTTGTTACACCAGCCCCTTCTGCTGACCAGAGAAGCATCGGCGGACAGCGAGTATGATTGTAGATAAACTCCGCAGAACGCCGCTTCCAATTCTTCCGGTTATAAGCGCCAGGGCCGTCGTACTCCGAAAGTCACCCCAGCCAGTGCTCTTTCTGATTTCGGTACCAGACCCCTTCGTCGGTCCAGATCTCACGATCGATCAGTGCGCGCCCGTAGCTCTCAGTTACCAGCGCCTTAACCCGCAACCTAACAATTTTCGATCGAAGAGCGTTCGGGGTCATAGTCTCAGGCCTAAACGACCGCGCTGTCGTTGATCTCGCGAATCTTGCAGGTGAATTATAGGGTGGTACGCTTGCCATCCGAAGGCAATCCCTGATCCAGTTTCCTTGAACCCCATGCTGATGACGAAACGCAAGCCGGCTACGGTCGGCGAAATCCTCACCGAGGAATTCATGAAGCCGATCGGCCTGACCCAGGGCGCGTTGGCCGAGGCCATGGGCGTGCAGCGCAAGCACGTCAACGAACTCTGCAACGACCGCCGCAACGTCACCGCGGCCACCGCGCTGATTCTGGCCCGCGTCTTCGGCAACAGTCCGGACTTCTGGCTGAACGTGCAGCGGCGAACCGATCTGTGGGAGGCGATGCACTCAGCGCGCGATCGCAAGCGGATCGAACGGGCGCGACCGCTGACCTCGGCGGCGTGACAGCGGTGGAGCTTTACAGCAAACTTGGCGACTTGGCGGCGTCGATCCGCTCGATGTCCTCCTTGAGCTGGCAGTTTCCCCGCGGCCGTCCTTCGAGACGCCCGCTTGTCGCGGGCCCTCAGGACGAGGACCTGTCTTGCGATGAACGCTGGACTTTTCTGGCAATGGGCGCGCTGAAGCGGGCGTCCGCCCTTCACGCCCCGCGCTTCGGTCCGATCGCCTCGAAGCCCGCCTTCTGCTCGTCGCTCAGGTCAAACTCAAAATCGTCGAGCGCGTCGGCAACGCCGTTCACCGCTTGCAGCATCGCCTCCAGCCGCGCCTTCACGGCGGCGAGGCGGGCCTGCGGGGTCGCCGGGCTCTTCGCGGGACAGGCACTCAGCGTCTGCATCGTGCGCAGCGTGGTGTCCTGGAGCACATCGAGGCGGGCGCGGGCGACATCGTCGAGGTGAAGCGTGGAAGCGATCTCGGCGGCGGGCCATTGCTGCTGCACGAGCTGCTCATACTGACGCTGCGCCTTTTCGTCATAGCGGGGATCGTAGTCCGGCTCGCAGGCGGCGGCCGCCTGCGCATCCTTGCGCTGCACGGACGCAAGCGCGGCGCGACGGTCCCGGGAGAGCGCCTCGAGCTTCGCTTTCTGGTGGTCATCGAGGAGATCTGCGAATTTCGCCAGCGGCGGCGCGACCGCGTCGATTGCCTTGATCATGGCTTCGAGCCGCTCGCGCATCAGGCCGAGGCGCTCGGCGGCCGTGGCAGGGACTTGCGCCGGGCAGGCGGCGCGGATGGTGTCGCGTGCGGCATTCCAGGCGGATGCGAGCTCGTCGAGCGCGGTGCGCTGCAGCTCGTTCGGCTGCACGGCGCCAGCAATGCGTTCGACCGGCAAGCCGCCGGTGTCGCTGGCGTCGCAGAGGGTCTCGGCGGCCGGGACCCGCCGCGCACGCCGGCCTTGCGGCACCGCGTAGGCGGCGAGCTCGGTCGCCGCATAGGGTGCGAAGATCGCGGCATGGATGTCGCCGTAGCCATAGAGCGAGAGGCTGGTGGCATCGCTGAAGATGACGGCATTGGTGATGTCGTCATGCGCGAACGGCCAGAACACCGGGCCGACCCAGCCGTAGCTGCCGTCGGGATGGCGCCACCAGCCCTGCGGGCGCCGACCGCCATGCCAGCCCGCCAGCGCAGCCTGTGCCGTGAGCGCCGCGCGCAGCATATAGGGGTTGGGTGGCTTGCCGCGCTCGGCGCCACGGGGATCGTGCGACCTCAGCGCGGCTGAGCGGTATCGGCTGCCGCGCACCGCCATGCGAGAATGGCGAAGGCGCGACAGGCCCAGCATGTGGCCGACGGCGAAACGTGCAACGCCGAGCGGACCGCCGCGCAATCCGAATTGCGCCTCGGCTTTATTCGGCAACAGCACTGCCGCAATCACGAGGGTCGCGCCGGCCAACGTCAGTCTCGTGCGTCCCGACATGATCGCTGACCTGACCAATTTGGCCTCCTCCCCGCACCAGGCGCGCACCGCGTCGCAGGGGAGATGACGCGCCGGGGAACCAGATGTTCCGGAGGGAACACAGGGCAAAGCGTCGCGGGTCACTGCACTCGTTTCACGGAAAAGAGCTTCTTGCCAGTTGCTGGCTGCGAGGATTGCCGAACCTGCTCAACCTGCATGGCTCGAGACGCCCGCTTCGGCGGGCTCCTCGCCAAGAGGGTTTGAAACTTCCCTGAGAAACAAGACTGCATCCCGAGAGCCTGCCATAGGCGGGCGTCTCGAAGGACGGGTCACGGGCGAGCTATCCGCCGCGTCCTTCTTTCATCTGCGCTTGGCGAAGCGTTGCTCACTCCGCCTTCTGCGGCATCACGAACGTCTGGCCGGGATAGATCAGATTGGGGTCGTGGATCTTGTCGCGGTTGGCGTTGAAGATCACGGCGTAGCGGGCGCCGTCGCCATAGGCGAGCCGGCTGAGCGCCCACAGGCTGTCGCCGCGGGAAATCACCCGGCTGCCGCCTGCCTCCGCCGCTGCGGCGTGGAGCACGTCTGCCGGTGAGGCCGATGCAACCGCCGTGGCGGCAGGCGCCCGCGCCAGGACCCTGGGCTTTGGCGCGCCGGCCGATTTCGGCCGGGGCGCGCGCCTGTCGGGCACTGAAGCCAGGCGCGGCGAGGCCGACGGCAGGGAGGCCACCGCATCCGATTTGTCATCGGCCTTCCCGGCCTGCTTCGTCTCTTGTCCTGCTTCTTGTTTTGTGGCCGGCGGCGGCGCCGCCTCGGCGATGGTCACCGCCATGGTCCGGCCGGACTGCGTGACCGTGCCATCCGGCGCCCTGGCCCGGAGCGTCAATTCATAGGAACCGGCGGGAAGCTGCGGCGGGGTCATCACGAACTGGCCCGAGGCGTCGGCGACCACGGTATCGAGCGCCTTGCCGTCGCGCAGCAGCTCGACCTTTGCACCGGGCGCGGCCTGACCGGCGATCACCGCCGCCTCGCCGTGCTCGTCGACCCGGGCCACGTCGAAACGGGGGCCGGTGTCGGCGACCGCCGGGGGCGGCTTGACCGGCGCCAGATCGGAGAGCGCAGCCGTGACCTGCTTCTGGCTCTCAACCACCGCGCCCGCCTTCGGCTCGGGGGCTGGAACCGCTGCCGGCGCAGGTGGCGCACTGGCAAGCTTCGGCTGTTCGGGCTTGAGCTGCTCCGGTTTGGGCTCGTCCGGCTTCGGCTCCGGCTTGAGGTCAGCCTTGGCCTCGACTTTAAGTTCGGCCTTGAGGTCGATCTTGGGGTCGGCCTTGGATTCGATCCTGGCCTCCGGCTTGGCGGCAACGACGGTCCTGATTTCGCCGGGCAGCAGGCGGCGCAGCTCGGTCGGGCCGATCACCAGCACCGTGCCGACCAGCGCCAGCAGGCAGAAAGCAATGAAAGCCTTGGATAGGGTCATCATCGGAAAAGAACCTTGGCAAATCAACCGAGGGCAGCAAGGTGCTCCGATTTGGCTGCGGCAGCAAGACGGTCGATGGGATGACAAGCCTCGCGCGGATGAACCCGGAGCGACGAGGGGCGTGTCCAAACTATCAAGGCCGCACAAGCGGCATTTCTTCAAGGGAATTTGTATCGTGACCGTATTTTCCCGTGCCGCGCGACGGCTGACGCTTGTCCTGGCGCTGGTCATGGCGCCAGTCGCTTCACCCGCATTGGCCGCCCTCCGGCCCGCTGCCGGACTTCATCCTCTCCGACGATTCCGGGCTCGCCTTCACCTCGCCCGACAAGGCCATCACTGGCGCTGCCGCTACGACGTCAGGACCGGGCCCCTTCGACGTGCCGGCTATGTTCGCCAAGGCGAATGCAGGAGCACTGAGATGGGAGATCCGGCGGGGAACAACCAACCGATTCCGCTCCGATTCATATTTCCCTAACCCTCGCTGGTAACGGGGTCTTTCTGATTTGGCTGCATCTTGCATCCCACAGGGGGAGGGCTGGATGGGCACATCGATCCGATGGACCGCGCGCATGCGCGCGCTGTTCCGCCGTTGGCGGAGCGCGCCACTGACATGGCTGATCGTCGGCGGCTTCGTGCTGATGGCTGCGACGGCCATCGGCACCGCGCTCACCGTCGACCGCTTCCGGCAGAATGCGATCGAGAGCGGCCGCGACAGCCTTGAAAGCGCGGTGCGCCTGCTCGCCCGGCATTTCGACCGCGAATTCGAGGATTTTGCGGTGCTCCAGAAGAGCATCATCGCGGAATTCGAGAGCCGTGGCATCGAGTCCGCCGACGTTTTCCGCAGCGAGATGGGGACGCTGGCCGTGCACGAGATGCTGCGCGCAAAGGCCGGCGGCTGGTCCGACGTTGCCGGCGCCAATGTGTTCGACTCCAGGGGCATGCTGATCAACTCGTCGCGGCGCTGGCCGGTCGCCGACATCTCGGTCGCCGACCGCGGCTACTTCAACCGCCTCAAGAACGATCCGGCCGCGCAGGAGGAAGTGGAGGTCGTGCCAGGGCGGCTCGGCAACGGACCGGCGATCGTGTTTGCGCGGCGCGTGTCCGGCCCGCACGGCGAATTCCTTGGCCTCGTCTCGCGCGCGATGGCGCCCGAGCAGCTCGAATCCTTCTTCGCCTCGACCGGCCTCGGCGAGGACTCCTCCATCGCGATGCACCACCGGAACGGCCAATTGCTCGCGCGCATTCCGCGGGTCGATGCGATGATCGGGCAGAACTTTCGCAAGGGCACGCCGGAGCAGATCGCGGTGTTCGAGCGCACCTTCGTCTCCACGCAGCTCGCGAGCCCGATCGACGGCAAGGACCGCATCGTCGTCTCGCGACTGCTCGCCGGCGAGCCGCTGGTCGTGGTCGCGACCAAGTCGCTGGACGCGACGCTCGCGACCTGGCGCACGCAGACGAAATTCTTCGTCACCGTCGCGGTGCTGTCGATCGGCCTCCTGGTGCTCACGCTGTTCCTGATCTTCCGCCAGGTGACGATCCGGCTCTCGCTCGAGAAGCAGCGGCTCGACACCGCGATGAATACGATGACGCAGGGACTGCTGATGTTCGATCAGGACGAGCGGCTGATCGTCTGCAACCGGCGCTACATCGAGATGTACGGCCTGTCCACCGAGGTGGTGAAGCCCGGCGCCTATTTCCGCGACGTGATCCAGCATCGCCATGACACGGGCTCGTTGCACGGCGACGTCTCGTCCTATTGCGACGACATCCTGAGCCATGTCGGGCGCAACCAGAACGCCATCGTGGAGACCGCGGACGGCCGCCTGATCGAGATCAAGAACCAGCCCGGCGCCGCCGGCGGCTGGCTCGCGACCCATGAGGACGTCACCGAGCGTCTCCGTGCCGACGAGCGCATCGCGCATATGGCGCATTACGACGCGCTGACCGACCTGCCCAACCGCGTGCTGATGCGCGGACATCTGGAGCGCCGCGTTGCCGAGCTCAGCCAGGGCAAGCCGTTCGCAATCCTCTATATCGACGTCGACGAGTTCAAGGGCGTCAACGATTCGCTCGGACACGAGGTCGGCGACGAGCTGCTGCGCCAGGTGGCGAACCGCCTGCGCGCCTGCGTCAGCGGCAACGACCTCGTCGCGCGGCTCGGGGGCGACGAGTTTGCCATCGTCAAGGCCGGCACCAACGATGAAGCCGAGCTGAGGGCGCTGGCGGAGAACATCCTGAGGGCGTTGCGCGCGCCGGTGGATTGCAAGGGCCAGGACATCCTGACCGATGCCAGCATCGGCATCGCGATCGCGCCCGACCACGGCGACAATCTCGACGATCTGCTCAAGCGCGCCGATCTTGCGATGTACGCGGCGAAGTCGGAAGGGCGCCGCACCTACCGCGTGTTCGCGCCCGAATACGACGCCAGGGCGACGCTGCGCCGTCAGCTCGAGCTCGATCTGCGTCAGGCGCTCGTTCGCGGCGAGTTCGAGGTGCATTACCAGCCGCTGGTCGATCTGGCGGCGAATGTCGTGACCGGCTGCGAAGCGCTGCTGCGCTGGCGCCATCCGGAGCGCGGCATGATCTCGCCGGCGGACTTCATTCCCGTGGCGGAAGACACCGGCCTGATCG
This region includes:
- a CDS encoding HigA family addiction module antitoxin; the protein is MLMTKRKPATVGEILTEEFMKPIGLTQGALAEAMGVQRKHVNELCNDRRNVTAATALILARVFGNSPDFWLNVQRRTDLWEAMHSARDRKRIERARPLTSAA
- a CDS encoding Spy/CpxP family protein refolding chaperone; amino-acid sequence: MSGRTRLTLAGATLVIAAVLLPNKAEAQFGLRGGPLGVARFAVGHMLGLSRLRHSRMAVRGSRYRSAALRSHDPRGAERGKPPNPYMLRAALTAQAALAGWHGGRRPQGWWRHPDGSYGWVGPVFWPFAHDDITNAVIFSDATSLSLYGYGDIHAAIFAPYAATELAAYAVPQGRRARRVPAAETLCDASDTGGLPVERIAGAVQPNELQRTALDELASAWNAARDTIRAACPAQVPATAAERLGLMRERLEAMIKAIDAVAPPLAKFADLLDDHQKAKLEALSRDRRAALASVQRKDAQAAAACEPDYDPRYDEKAQRQYEQLVQQQWPAAEIASTLHLDDVARARLDVLQDTTLRTMQTLSACPAKSPATPQARLAAVKARLEAMLQAVNGVADALDDFEFDLSDEQKAGFEAIGPKRGA
- a CDS encoding LysM peptidoglycan-binding domain-containing protein; amino-acid sequence: MMTLSKAFIAFCLLALVGTVLVIGPTELRRLLPGEIRTVVAAKPEARIESKADPKIDLKAELKVEAKADLKPEPKPDEPKPEQLKPEQPKLASAPPAPAAVPAPEPKAGAVVESQKQVTAALSDLAPVKPPPAVADTGPRFDVARVDEHGEAAVIAGQAAPGAKVELLRDGKALDTVVADASGQFVMTPPQLPAGSYELTLRARAPDGTVTQSGRTMAVTIAEAAPPPATKQEAGQETKQAGKADDKSDAVASLPSASPRLASVPDRRAPRPKSAGAPKPRVLARAPAATAVASASPADVLHAAAAEAGGSRVISRGDSLWALSRLAYGDGARYAVIFNANRDKIHDPNLIYPGQTFVMPQKAE
- a CDS encoding EAL domain-containing protein is translated as MGTSIRWTARMRALFRRWRSAPLTWLIVGGFVLMAATAIGTALTVDRFRQNAIESGRDSLESAVRLLARHFDREFEDFAVLQKSIIAEFESRGIESADVFRSEMGTLAVHEMLRAKAGGWSDVAGANVFDSRGMLINSSRRWPVADISVADRGYFNRLKNDPAAQEEVEVVPGRLGNGPAIVFARRVSGPHGEFLGLVSRAMAPEQLESFFASTGLGEDSSIAMHHRNGQLLARIPRVDAMIGQNFRKGTPEQIAVFERTFVSTQLASPIDGKDRIVVSRLLAGEPLVVVATKSLDATLATWRTQTKFFVTVAVLSIGLLVLTLFLIFRQVTIRLSLEKQRLDTAMNTMTQGLLMFDQDERLIVCNRRYIEMYGLSTEVVKPGAYFRDVIQHRHDTGSLHGDVSSYCDDILSHVGRNQNAIVETADGRLIEIKNQPGAAGGWLATHEDVTERLRADERIAHMAHYDALTDLPNRVLMRGHLERRVAELSQGKPFAILYIDVDEFKGVNDSLGHEVGDELLRQVANRLRACVSGNDLVARLGGDEFAIVKAGTNDEAELRALAENILRALRAPVDCKGQDILTDASIGIAIAPDHGDNLDDLLKRADLAMYAAKSEGRRTYRVFAPEYDARATLRRQLELDLRQALVRGEFEVHYQPLVDLAANVVTGCEALLRWRHPERGMISPADFIPVAEDTGLIGEIGEWVLKQACTEAASWPGHIHIAVNVSPVQFRSRTLALKVAAALAESGLAPGRLELEITETVLIRDDEEALTILQQLRELGVRIALDDFGTGYSSLSYLHRFPFDKIKIDRSFISDIGEPEDSSPIVQAVVHMAAARRMATTAEGVETEAQREVLRQLGCSQMQGWLFSPAVPAAKLKQLLANQAAA